The Salvelinus alpinus chromosome 14, SLU_Salpinus.1, whole genome shotgun sequence genomic sequence ACATTATCATTGGATTTCCCACCACTCAACAGTATCAACAACTGAGGGACACCCTCATGCCGCCTGCTTCCAGAAGAAGCGGTAAGGACGTTGTCCTTTATGTACTGGAAGgctgccccagtgttgaggggtcTACCTCCTCTGTGCCTCAGACCTCTGACGATGTCAAGAATGTCGCCCTTCGTGGAGTATGTGTTCAGATAGAAATGAACTTCTTGATCTCTACCGTACTGGACCACAGAAACGCGGTCTTTGTCTCCTCCCACATTGAGTTTCTCTACTACTTTCTGAACAAAATCACGCATTGCTGGGAATCCATTCCTTGTGCcatcagaaccatccagaaggaatACCACATCCTTTCTGGCGGTGTCATGATCAACTGAGAAAATAAATAGATGATGTCAATCAAACTGATCAAATGTGGTGTTTTTGGCCAAATTATATAGTTGTTTCTAAGACTCAGCGGCCATTTTGCTAACACATCCTGACTCTTCATTCAAAGTGATAACACATACCTAAAACTGTTGGTGATTCTGGAGTAACATCAATAACCACTGCCTCCACCGAGGACAGAAGTTGCTGCTGGATGCTCGGAAGGTCAGTAAAgtctgagacagacagagcgtaACTGGGATCATGTGATATCCTCTGCAATTCTCTGCTATCAGAGCTCCTTGTTCCAATTCCAAAGACCAAGACCCCAAGCTCCTTCAGAGCCGAGGCTGGCGTGTCAACATTGTCAACGGACCTTCCACCACTCAACAGAATCAGTAGCTGTGGAACGCCTTCCAAGCGTCTGCTTCCGGAGGAGGCAGTAAAGACATTGTCCCTCACGTACTGGAGAGCTGCTCCAGTGTTGAGAGGTCTCCCGCCTTTGTGTCTCAGACCTCTTACAGTGTTGAGAATCTCTCCCTTTGTTGTGTATGTTTTCAGGTAGAATTGGGTGGCTGGATCTCTACTGTACTGGACCACCGCAACGCGATCTTTGTTCTCATCCACACTGAGTGTTTCCACCACTCTTTGAACAAAGTCACGCATGGCTGGGAATCCACTCCTAGTGCCATCAGATCCATCCAGCAAGAACACAACATCCCTCCTGGGAGCCTGACTCTCAACTAGGGAATGTGAAGGTTCAGATAAAGAGTCATATTACATGTGGCATAGGTAAGGGAAAACAGGACAAAGCTGCTTCTGTCACATGAAAGTCATCCCTTTCACTTATCACAAACAACTATTCAAAGAAAGTGACAATTTGTGCATTGGCCTGAGTTATATCATAGGGAACATTGGTACAGAGGTATGAAATGAAACCACATGAAAGGCCTCAGGGGAATCTACACAAGTGTTCTAAGCTATCAACTACTCTATCCTAATGTAAAAGATGAACTGGAACAGAACAAACCATATTTTTCTTACCTACTATTGTTGGTATTAGTGTTGGTGTCATGGTTGTGTCCTGTATAATGGCAGTGTTCATGGCAGAAAGAAGCTGCTGTTGGATGTTGGGGAGGTCAGTAAATTCAGACACGGAGAGAGCATAACTGGGGTCATAGGATATCTTCTGTAATTCTCTGCTATCAGAGCTCCTTGTTCCAATTCCAAACACCAAGACACCAAGCTCCTTGAGAGCAGAAGCTGGTTTATCTACATTGTCAAAGGACCTTCCACCATTTAGCAGTATCAGAatctgtggaacactttcaaggcGCCTACTTCCAGAGGAGGCAGTAAAGACGTAGTCCCTGACATACTGGAGagctgctccagtgttgagggGTCTCCCTCCTTTGTGCTTCAGCCCTCTTACGGTGTCAACAACCTCTTGTTTTCTTGTGTAAGTGTTCAGATAGAAGTGGGCCTCTGGTTCTCTGCTATACTGTACCACAGAGACTCGATCTCTGTTCTCCCCTACAGTGAGTTTCTCCACTACTCTTTGAACAAAGTCACGCATTTCTGGGAAGCCATTCCTAGTGCCATCAGAACCATCCAGCAAGAATACTACATCCTTTCTGGCGATGCTTAGGTCCACTAAGAGTATcagaaacaaaacagaaaatgtATGTCAACATTGCTTCATCAAACCTGAAATATGTGCTTGTTGCTTTAGTTTTCCTAGATAATGCATCCGGTCTTACCTATGACTGTTGGGGAAATGGGTGTGGCGCCAACGTGTACAGTAATGAGTGAGGAGAAAAACTTATCCTGGACGCTGGGGAGATCAGAGAATTCAGAAACAGACTGGGAATAACTGGGGTTAGAGGCAATCCTTTGAACCTCTTTGCTAGAATTTCTGTTTCCAATGGCAAAGATCAAGACCCCACTCTCTTTCAGGGCAGAAACTGGTATGTCAACATTATCATTGGACCTCCCGCCACTCAGCAGTATCAGCATCTGAGGGACACCCTCTTGGCTTCTGCTTCCCGAGGAGGCAGTAAAGACGTTGTCCCTTACATACTGGAGGgctgccccagtgttgaggggtcTACCTCCTCTGTGCCTCAGACCTCTGACGATGTCAAGAATGTCGCCCTTTGTGGTGTAAGTGTTCAGATAGAAATTCACTTCTTGATCTCTACCGTACTGGACCACAGAAACGCGGTCTTTGTCTCCTCCCACATTGAGTTTCTCTACTACTCTCTGAACAAAATCACGCATTGCTGGGAATCCATTCCTTGTGCcatcagaaccatccagaaggaatACCACATCCTTTCTGGCGGTGTCATGATCAACTGAGAAAATAAATAGATGATGTCAATCAAACTGATCAAATGTGGTGTTTTTAGCCAAATGATATAGTCGTTTCTAAGACTCAGCGGCCATTTTGCTAACACATCCTGACTCTTCAttcacagtgataacacataccTAAAACTGTTGGTGATTCTGGAGTAACATCAATAACCACTGCCTCCACCGAGGACAGAAGTTGCTGCTGGATGCTCGGAAGGTCAGTAAAgtctgagacagacagagcgtaACTGGGATCATGTGATATCCTCTGCAATTCTCTGCTATCAGAGCTCCTTGTTCCAATTCCAAAGACCAAGACCCCAAGCTCCTTCAGAGCCGAGGCTGGCGTGTCAACATTGTCAACGGACCTTCCACCACTCAACAGAATCAGTAGCTGTGGAACGCCTTCCAAGCGTCTGCTTCCGGAGGAGGCAGTAAAGACATTGTCCCTCACATACTGGAGAGCTGCTCCAGTGTTGAGAGGTCTCCCGCCTTTGTGTCTCAGACCTCTTACAGTGTTGAGAATCTCTCCCTTTGTTGTGTATGTGTTCAGGTAGAATTGGGCGGCTGGATCTCTACTGTACTGGACCACCGCAACGCGATCTTTGTTCTCATCCACACTGAGTGTCTCCACCACTCTTTGAACAAAGTCACGCATGGCTGGGAATCCACTCCTAGTGCCATCAGATCCATCCAGCAAGAACACAACATCCCTCCTGGGAGCCTGACTCTCAACTAGGGAATGTGAAGGTTCAGATAAAGAGTCATATTACATGTGGCATAGGTAAGGGAAAACAGGACAAAGCTGCTTCTGTCACATGAAAGTCATCCCTTTCACTTATCACAAACAACTATTCAAAGAAAGTGACAATTTGTGCATTGGCCTGAGTTATATCATAGGGAACATTGGTACAGAGGTATGAAATGAAACCACATGAAAGGCCTCAGGGGAATCTACACAAGTGTTCTAAGCTATCAACTACTCTATCCTAATGTAAAAGATGAACTGGAACAGAACAAACCATATTTTTCTTACCTACTATTGTTGGTATTAGTGTTGGTGTCATGGTTGTGTCCTGTATAATGGCAGTGTTCATGGCAGAAAGAAGCTGCTGTTGGATGTTGGGGAGGTCAGTAAATTCAGACACGGAGAGAGCATAACTGGGGTCATAGGATATCTTCTGTAATTCTCTGCTATCAGAGCTCCTTGTTCCAATTCCAAACACCAAGACACCAAGCTCCTTGAGAGCAGAAGCTGGTTTATCTACATTGTCAAAGGACCTTCCACCATTTAGCAGTATCAGAatctgtggaacactttcaaggcGCCTACTTCCAGAGGAGGCAGTAAAGACGTAGTCCCTGACATACTGGAGagctgctccagtgttgagggGTCTCCCTCCTTTGTGCTTCAGCCCTCTTACGGTGTCAACAACCTCTTGTTTTCTTGTGTAAGTGTTCAGATAGAAGTGGGCCTCTGGTTCTCTGCTATACTGTACCACAGAGACTCGATCTCTGTTCTCCCCTACAGTGAGTTTCTCCACTACTCTTTGAACAAAGTCACGCATTTCTGGGAAGCCATTCCTAGTGCCATCAGAACCATCCAGCAAGAATACTACATCCTTTCTGGCGATGCTTAGGTCCACTAAGAGTATcagaaacaaaacagaaaatgtATGTCAACATTGCTTCATCAAACCTGAAATATGTGTTTGTTGCTTTAGTTTTCCTAGATAATGCATCCGGTCTTACCTATGACTGTTGGGGAAATGGGTGTGGCGCCAACGTGTACAGTAATGAGTGAGGAGAAAAACTTATCCTGGACGCTGGGGAGATCAGAGAATTCAGAAACAGACTGGGAATAACTGGGGTCAGAGGCAATCCTTTGAACCTCTTTGCTAGAATTTCTGTTTCCAATGGCAAAGATCAAGACCCCACTCTCTTTCAGGGCAGAAACTGGTATGTCAACATTATCATTGGACCTCCCGCCACTCAGCAGTATCAGCATCTGAGGGACACCCTCTTGGCTTCTGCTTCCCGAGGAGGCAGTAAAGACGTTGTCCCTTACATACTGGAGGgctgccccagtgttgaggggtcTACCTCCTCTGTGCCTCAGACCTCTGACGATGTCAAGAATGTCGCCCTTTGTGGTGTAAGTGTTCAGATAGAAATTCACTTCTTGATCTCTACCGTACTGGACCACAGAAACGCGGTCTTTGTCTCCTCCCACATTGAGTTTCTCTACTACTCTCTGAACAAAATCACGCATTGCTGGGAATCCATTCCTTGTGCcatcagaaccatccagaaggaatACCACATCCTTTCTGGCGGTGTCATGATCAACTGAGAAA encodes the following:
- the LOC139538302 gene encoding collagen alpha-3(VI) chain-like — its product is MRDFVQRVVETLSVDENKDRVAVVQYSRDPAAQFYLNTYTTKGEILNTVRGLRHKGGRPLNTGAALQYVRDNVFTASSGSRRLEGVPQLLILLSGGRSVDNVDTPASALKELGVLVFGIGTRSSDSRELQRISHDPSYALSVSDFTDLPSIQQQLLSSVEAVVIDVTPESPTVLVDHDTARKDVVFLLDGSDGTRNGFPAMRDFVQRVVEKLNVGGDKDRVSVVQYGRDQEVNFYLNTYTTKGDILDIVRGLRHRGGRPLNTGAALQYVRDNVFTASSGSRSQEGVPQMLILLSGGRSNDNVDIPVSALKESGVLIFAIGNRNSSKEVQRIASNPSYSQSVSEFSDLPSVQDKFFSSLITVHVGATPISPTVIVDLSIARKDVVFLLDGSDGTRNGFPDMRDFVQRVVEKLTVGENRDRVSVVQYSREPEAHFYLNTYTRKQEVVDTVRGLKHKGGRPLNTGAALQYVRDYVFTASSGSRRLESVPQILILLNGGRSFDNVDKPASALKELGVLVFGIGTRSSDSRELQKISYDPSYALSVSEFTDLPNIQQQLLSAMNTAIIQDTTMTPTLIPTIVVESQAPRRDVVFLLDGSDGTRSGFPAMRDFVQRVVETHSVGENKDRVAVVQYSRDPAAQFYLNTYTTKGEILNTVRGLRHKGGRPLNTGAALQYVRDNVFTASSGSRRLEGVPQLLILLSGGRSVDNVDTPASALKELGVLVFGIGTRSSDSRELQRISHDPSYALSVSDFTDLPSIQQQLLSSVEAVVIDVTPESPTVLVDHDTARKDVVFLLDGSDGTRNGFPAMRDFVQRVVEKLNVGGDKDRVSVVQYGRDQEVNFYLNTYTTKGDILDIVRGLRHRGGRPLNTGAALQYVRDNVFTASSGSRSQEGVPQMLILLSGGRSNDNVDIPVSALKESGVLIFAIGNRNSSKEVQRIASDPSYSQSVSEFSDLPSVQDKFFSSLITVHVGATPISPTVIVDLSIARKDVVFLLDGSDGTRNGFPEMRDFVQRVVEKLTVGENRDRVSVVQYSREPEAHFYLNTYTRKQEVVDTVRGLKHKGGRPLNTGAALQYVRDYVFTASSGSRRLESVPQILILLNGGRSFDNVDKPASALKELGVLVFGIGTRSSDSRELQKISYDPSYALSVSEFTDLPNIQQQLLSAMNTAIIQDTTMTPTLIPTIVVESQAPRRDVVFLLDGSDGTRSGFPAMRDFVQRVVETLSVDENKDRVAVVQYSRDPAAQFYLNTYTTKGEILNTVRGLRHKGGRPLNTGAALQYVRDNVFTASSGSRRLEGVPQLLILLSGGRSVDNVDTPASALKELGVLVFGIGTRSSDSRELQRISHDPSYALSVSDFTDLPSIQQQLLSSVEAVVIDVTPESPTVLVDHDTARKDVVFLLDGSDGTRNGFPAMRDFVQRVVEKLNVGGDKDRVSVVQYGRDQEVNFYLNTYTTKGDILDIVRGLRHRGGRPLNTGAALQYVRDNVFTASSGSRSQEGVPQMLILLSGGRSNDNVDIPVSALKESGVLIFAIGNRNSSKEVQRIASNPSYSQSVSEFSDLPSVQDKFFSSLITVHVGATPISPTVIVDLSIARKDVVFLLDGSDGTRNGFPEMRDFVQRVVEKLTVGENRDRVSVVQYSREPEAHFYLNTYTRKQEVVDTVRGLKHKGGRPLNTGAALQYVRDYVFTASSGSRRLESVPQILILLNGGRSFDNVDKPASALKELGVLVFGIGTRSSDSRELQKISYDPSYALSVSEFTDLPNIQQQLLSAMNTAIIQDTTMTPTLIPTIVVESQAPRRDVVFLLDGSDGTRSGFPAMRDFVQRVVETLSVDENKDRVAVVQYSRDPATQFYLKTYTTKGEILNTVRGLRHKGGRPLNTGAALQYVRDNVFTASSGSRRLEGVPQLLILLSGGRSVDNVDTPASALKELGVLVFGIGTRSSDSRELQRISHDPSYALSVSDFTDLPSIQQQLLSSVEAVVIDVTPESPTVLVDHDTARKDVVFLLDGSDGTRNGFPAMRDFVQKVVEKLNVGGDKDRVSVVQYGRDQEVHFYLNTYSTKGDILDIVRGLRHRGGRPLNTGAAFQYIKDNVLTASSGSRRHEGVPQLLILLSGGKSNDNVDTPASALKKIGVVIFSVGSRASDINELQRISFDQSYALSVSEFSDLPNIQEQLLTRVETFNISLMGETMMGHRDIVFLLDGSDGTRNGFSAMRVFVLKVVENLNVGGNKDRISVVQYSRNQEVHFYLNTYTKKEDILDSIRRLRHKGGRPLNTGAALQFVKDNIFRDTSGSRRYEGVPQILILLSGGQSNDAVSQAAFDMKGQGIQSVGIAIRQADTREMQSITSDSQLILMARDFSDLSALHLELLSSIAQVSSPGLIGKTFFLFSQSI